The following proteins are co-located in the Silene latifolia isolate original U9 population chromosome 1, ASM4854445v1, whole genome shotgun sequence genome:
- the LOC141608801 gene encoding histone deacetylase 6, with amino-acid sequence MGDTTTTSNNIGTSLPSPSCTDSTKRRVTYFYEPTIGDYYYGQGHPMKPHRIRMAHNLIVHYGLHRRLEINRPFPADAADIRRFHSDDYVDFLSSVSPDLLASAAGALDHAQARHLKRFNVGDDCPVFPGLFGFCQASAGGSIGAAVKLNRSDADIAINWAGGLHHAKKSEASGFCYVNDIVLGILELLKVHRRVLYIDIDVHHGDGVEEAFYTTDRVMTVSFHKFGDFFPGTGHIKDVGAGSGKHYSLNVPLNDGIDDDSFRGLFRPIIQKVMDVYQPDAVVLQCGADSLSGDRLGCFNLSVKGHADCLRFLRSFNVPLMVLGGGGYTIRNVARCWCYETAVAVGIEPDNKLPYNEYFEYFGPDYTLHVEPSNMENQNSPKDLEKIRNILLEQLSRLPHAPSVPFQTTPPITREPEEEEEDVSRRPTPRIWNGDVYDSDPDDTAS; translated from the exons ATGGGAGACACAACCACCACAAGCAACAACATCGGAACCTCACTGCCATCTCCGTCATGCACCGACTCTACAAAACGACGAGTAACTTACTTCTACGAACCAACAATAGGAGATTACTACTACGGACAAGGCCACCCAATGAAACCCCACCGTATCCGTATGGCTCACAATCTTATTGTCCATTACGGCCTACACCGTCGCCTTGAAATCAATCGCCCTTTCCCCGCTGATGCAGCCGATATTCGCCGCTTCCATTCCGACGATTACGTCGATTTCCTCTCCTCCGTCTCCCCTGACCTTCTTGCTTCCGCCGCCGGCGCTCTCGACCACGCACAGGCTAGACACCTTAAGCGATTCAATGTCGGAGATGATTGTCCGGTTTTCCCTGGTTTGTTTGGGTTTTGTCAGGCATCGGCCGGTGGTTCCATTGGTGCGGCGGTTAAGTTGAACCGGAGTGATGCAGATATTGCTATTAATTGGGCCGGTGGTTTGCATCATGCTAAGAAATCTGAGGCTTCTGGCTTTTGTTATGTTAATGATATTGTTCTTGGTATTCTTGAGCTTCTCAAAGTTCATAGG CGTGTGTTATACATAGATATCGACGTGCACCATGGAGATGGTGTTGAAGAGGCTTTCTACACCACTGACAGAGTTATGACTGTTTCTTTTCACAAATTTGGTGACTTCTTTCCGGGAACTGGGCACATTAAAGACGTTGGAGCAGGTTCCGGGAAGCATTATTCCCTCAATGTCCCATTAAATGATGGCATAGATGATGACAGCTTCCGTGGTCTTTTCAGGCCCATTATTCAAAAGGTCATGGATGTTTACCAGCCAGATGCAGTTGTTCTTCAATGTGGAGCTGATTCACTCTCTGGTGATAGGCTTGGTTGTTTCAACTTGTCTGTCAAAGGCCATGCAGATTGCTTACGATTCCTTAGATCTTTTAATGTTCCATTAATGGTGTTGGGTGGAGGAGGGTACACAATTCGAAACGTAGCCCGGTGTTGGTGTTATGAG ACGGCAGTAGCTGTTGGGATTGAACCTGATAATAAGTTGCCATACAATGAGTATTTTGAGTATTTTGGCCCTGATTACACTCTTCATGTTGAGCCTAGTAACATGGAAAATCAAAACTCTCCGAAAGACCTGGAGAAAATTAG GAATATTCTGCTTGAGCAACTATCCAGATTACCTCATGCGCCAAGTGTTCCGTTCCAGACAACTCCCCCTATCACTAGGGAGCCAGAAGAG GAAGAAGAAGATGTAAGTCGAAGACCGACACCTCGCATTTGGAATGGTGATGTGTATGATTCTGATCCTGACGACACTGCGTCTTAA
- the LOC141608776 gene encoding uncharacterized protein LOC141608776, which yields MKSLLSLPQFLPFPFPFPFPSIKHNPNSHVSIPIPNSSNPNKTHLNTTQEDGIPIDEVKTLVKFKSRYNFIRVLEVSRTADHPFRGSRLLLLDAPGNIHSIKFLNKTLTDTYFDVFATFPPILPSGPIGILGFGAGSTAKLILQLYPHVVVHGWELDPAVIDVGREYFGLSRLERDFKDRLFVYIGDAFKANVRDGFAGVYVDLFSKGSLVPQLQDTWTWETLKGKLRKGGRIMVNVGGSCVEAEDSRRDGKVIMEESLEAMYEVFGDDKLHVLSLGNRKDDSSLALTGGLPDLGSWKMAMPKSLRGYVHMWTPYGSR from the coding sequence ATGAAATCACTCTTATCTCTTCCACAATtccttccatttccatttccatttccatttccctCTATCAAACACAATCCCAATTCTCATGTCTCAATTCCAATTCCCAATTCCTCAAACCCCAACAAAACCCATCTCAATACCACCCAAGAAGATGGAATTCCCATTGACGAAGTCAAAACCCTAgtcaaattcaagtcaaggtaCAACTTCATCAGAGTTCTAGAAGTTTCTAGAACCGCTGACCATCCTTTCAGAGGCTCTAGACTTCTCCTTCTAGATGCTCCTGGAAACATCCATAGTATCAAGTTCCTAAACAAAACACTTACTGACACTTACTTTGATGTTTTCGCTACTTTTCCCCCTATTCTGCCATCTGGCCCCATTGGTATCTTAGGTTTTGGTGCTGGTTCTACTGCTAAACTCATTTTACAGTTATACCCTCATGTTGTTGTCCATGGTTGGGAGCTTGACCCTGCTGTTATTGACGTGGGCAGGGAGTATTTCGGGCTTTCGAGGCTCGAAAGAGATTTTAAGGATAGATTGTTTGTTTATATTGGTGATGCTTTTAAGGCCAATGTCAGAGATGGGTTTGCTGGGGTTTATGTTGATTTGTTTAGTAAAGGGAGTTTGGTCCCACAATTGCAGGACACGTGGACTTGGGAAACGTTGAAAGGTAAGTTGAGGAAAGGTGGTAGGATTATGGTTAATGTTGGTGGGAGTTGTGTGGAGGCCGAGGATTCGAGGAGGGATGGGAAGGTAATCATGGAAGAGAGTTTGGAGGCAATGTACGAGGTTTTCGGTGATGATAAGCTCCATGTGTTGAGTCTTGGTAATAGGAAGGATGATAGTTCTCTTGCTCTTACGGGTGGTTTACCCGATTTGGGTTCGTGGAAGATGGCAATGCCCAAATCTTTGAGGGGTTATGTTCATATGTGGACTCCTTATGGTAGTAGATAG